From Capra hircus breed San Clemente chromosome 1, ASM170441v1, whole genome shotgun sequence, the proteins below share one genomic window:
- the C1H21orf2 gene encoding protein C21orf2 isoform X1, with protein sequence MKLTRKMVLSRAKASELHSVRKLNCWGSRLTDISICREMPSLEVITLSVNSISSLEPVSCCRQLSELYLRKNRIPSLAELVHLKGLPRLRVLWLAENPCCGTCPHLYRMTVLRTLPQLQKLDNQAVTEEEVSRALMEGEEVTAPSREDLGNGPPELSYTLSAVDAATETTQDPLSLGKGEASSDQGQLGLKPTSRDRFPPFSQREAASSRTSRNNILTAILMLLRELDIEGLEAVHQTVVSRLQALHKQELQEDVE encoded by the exons ATGAAGCTGACGCGGAAGATGGTCCTGTCCCGGGCCAAGGCCTCGGAGCTTCACAGCGTGAGGAAGCTCAACTGCTG gggCAGCCGTCTCACTGAT ATCTCCATATGCCGGGAAATGCCCAGCCTGGAAGTGATCACCCTCAG CGTCAACAGCATCTCCAGCCTGGAGCCCGTGAGCTGCTGCCGGCAGCTGAGCGAGCTGTACCTGCGCAAGAACCGCATCCCCAGCCTCGCAGAGCTTGTCCACCTGAAGGGCCTCCCACGCCTGCGAGTGCTCTGGCTGGCCGAGAACCCCTGCTGTGGCACCTGCCCCCACCTCTACCGCATGACTGTCCTGCGCACCCTGCCGCAGCTGCAGAAGCTGGACAACCAGG CTGTGACAGAGGAAGAGGTGTCCCGGGCGCtgatggagggagaggaggtcACAGCCCCCAGCAGAGAGGACTTGGGGAACGGCCCACCCGAGCTGTCCTACACCCTGAGTGCTGTGGACGCCGCCACTGAGACGACACAGGATCCTCTGAGCCTCGGCAAGGGGGAGGCCAG CAGTGACCAGGGGCAGCTTGGCCTGAAGCCCACCTCCCGGGACCGGTTTCCTCCGTTCTCACAGCGGGAGGCTGCAAGCAGTCGCACCAGCAGG AACAACATCCTGACGGCCATCCTGATGCTGCTGCGAGAGCTGGACATTGAGGGACTAGAGGCTGTCCACCAGACTGTGGTCAGCCGGCTCCAGGCCCTGCACAAGCAGGAGTTGCAGGAGGACGTGGAGTGA
- the C1H21orf2 gene encoding protein C21orf2 isoform X2, with translation MKLTRKMVLSRAKASELHSVRKLNCWGSRLTDISICREMPSLEVITLSVNSISSLEPVSCCRQLSELYLRKNRIPSLAELVHLKGLPRLRVLWLAENPCCGTCPHLYRMTVLRTLPQLQKLDNQAVTEEEVSRALMEGEEVTAPSREDLGNGPPELSYTLSAVDAATETTQDPLSLGKGEASDQGQLGLKPTSRDRFPPFSQREAASSRTSRNNILTAILMLLRELDIEGLEAVHQTVVSRLQALHKQELQEDVE, from the exons ATGAAGCTGACGCGGAAGATGGTCCTGTCCCGGGCCAAGGCCTCGGAGCTTCACAGCGTGAGGAAGCTCAACTGCTG gggCAGCCGTCTCACTGAT ATCTCCATATGCCGGGAAATGCCCAGCCTGGAAGTGATCACCCTCAG CGTCAACAGCATCTCCAGCCTGGAGCCCGTGAGCTGCTGCCGGCAGCTGAGCGAGCTGTACCTGCGCAAGAACCGCATCCCCAGCCTCGCAGAGCTTGTCCACCTGAAGGGCCTCCCACGCCTGCGAGTGCTCTGGCTGGCCGAGAACCCCTGCTGTGGCACCTGCCCCCACCTCTACCGCATGACTGTCCTGCGCACCCTGCCGCAGCTGCAGAAGCTGGACAACCAGG CTGTGACAGAGGAAGAGGTGTCCCGGGCGCtgatggagggagaggaggtcACAGCCCCCAGCAGAGAGGACTTGGGGAACGGCCCACCCGAGCTGTCCTACACCCTGAGTGCTGTGGACGCCGCCACTGAGACGACACAGGATCCTCTGAGCCTCGGCAAGGGGGAGGCCAG TGACCAGGGGCAGCTTGGCCTGAAGCCCACCTCCCGGGACCGGTTTCCTCCGTTCTCACAGCGGGAGGCTGCAAGCAGTCGCACCAGCAGG AACAACATCCTGACGGCCATCCTGATGCTGCTGCGAGAGCTGGACATTGAGGGACTAGAGGCTGTCCACCAGACTGTGGTCAGCCGGCTCCAGGCCCTGCACAAGCAGGAGTTGCAGGAGGACGTGGAGTGA
- the C1H21orf2 gene encoding protein C21orf2 isoform X3 yields MKLTRKMVLSRAKASELHSVRKLNCWGSRLTDISICREMPSLEVITLSVNSISSLEPVSCCRQLSELYLRKNRIPSLAELVHLKGLPRLRVLWLAENPCCGTCPHLYRMTVLRTLPQLQKLDNQAVTEEEVSRALMEGEEVTAPSREDLGNGPPELSYTLSAVDAATETTQDPLSLGKGEASSDQGQLGLKPTSRDRFPPFSQREAASSRTSRVTWPAGVHQ; encoded by the exons ATGAAGCTGACGCGGAAGATGGTCCTGTCCCGGGCCAAGGCCTCGGAGCTTCACAGCGTGAGGAAGCTCAACTGCTG gggCAGCCGTCTCACTGAT ATCTCCATATGCCGGGAAATGCCCAGCCTGGAAGTGATCACCCTCAG CGTCAACAGCATCTCCAGCCTGGAGCCCGTGAGCTGCTGCCGGCAGCTGAGCGAGCTGTACCTGCGCAAGAACCGCATCCCCAGCCTCGCAGAGCTTGTCCACCTGAAGGGCCTCCCACGCCTGCGAGTGCTCTGGCTGGCCGAGAACCCCTGCTGTGGCACCTGCCCCCACCTCTACCGCATGACTGTCCTGCGCACCCTGCCGCAGCTGCAGAAGCTGGACAACCAGG CTGTGACAGAGGAAGAGGTGTCCCGGGCGCtgatggagggagaggaggtcACAGCCCCCAGCAGAGAGGACTTGGGGAACGGCCCACCCGAGCTGTCCTACACCCTGAGTGCTGTGGACGCCGCCACTGAGACGACACAGGATCCTCTGAGCCTCGGCAAGGGGGAGGCCAG CAGTGACCAGGGGCAGCTTGGCCTGAAGCCCACCTCCCGGGACCGGTTTCCTCCGTTCTCACAGCGGGAGGCTGCAAGCAGTCGCACCAGCAGG GTCACGTGGCCGGCGGGGGTACATCAGTGA